Genomic window (Candidatus Bathyarchaeota archaeon):
GGAAAACTGTTTTTCTGCGTTTTCATCCTTCAGATGACAATTTTTTCGGATTTGAAGCTAAACAGTTTCTTTATTTGAAAGGAAAAAGCGCGCATTTCGCAGCTGCCTTCTTCTACATGCTCGATGTTATCCGTTCAATTTTGCTTTATTCATGGCGAAGATATGACTACGTGATTCTTGTCCGTTACTTGATGGGAACCGCTTATTTACCGTCACCCTTGCATATAATTGCCTATCGCTTCTTCGCTTCCATTGTACCAACATCAAATTTCATGTTTTTTCTCGACGTTAGCCCAGAAGAAGCTTACAGAAGAATACAGCTAACGCGTAATAGACGTGAAATGTTTGAAAGCTTGGAGGAATTGAAACGAATTAGACGTAAAGCACTTGACTTAGCTTCAATGAACAAATGGACAATTACAAATGCAAACAAACCCATAAACGAAGTTGAAAAAGAGATTAGACAATCACTGTAGCTAGAAGTCCACTTCCTTTCCTTTAAAGGCGTAAAGGAAGAGCTTTCTGGTGTCCTCCACATCTGGGACCCGTGGATTCATAAAGGTGCAAGATGAATTCGCTGC
Coding sequences:
- a CDS encoding thymidylate kinase, with protein sequence MVFIVIDGLDASGKSTQALKLYNFLRGHGKTVFLRFHPSDDNFFGFEAKQFLYLKGKSAHFAAAFFYMLDVIRSILLYSWRRYDYVILVRYLMGTAYLPSPLHIIAYRFFASIVPTSNFMFFLDVSPEEAYRRIQLTRNRREMFESLEELKRIRRKALDLASMNKWTITNANKPINEVEKEIRQSL